From Kryptolebias marmoratus isolate JLee-2015 linkage group LG15, ASM164957v2, whole genome shotgun sequence, a single genomic window includes:
- the LOC108250723 gene encoding general transcription factor IIF subunit 2 isoform X2, which yields MSEKGEVDLTGAKQNTGVWLVKVPKYLSQQWAKASGRGEVGRLRICKKGNQGKPEVSFTLNEELTVIEGLEDKTVSAPREHPFTMQSVGGQMLAVFTETSSDKIALEGVVVQRAECRPAVSESYMKLKRLQIEESSKPARLSQQLDKAVTNNYKPVANHEYNREYERKKKEEGKRARAEKQQVLDMLFSAFEKHQYYNIKDLVDITKQPVTYLKEILRDIGIYNVKGTHKNTWELKPEYRHYQGEEKTDE from the exons atgtcagaaaaagGAGAGGTGGATTTAACCGGTGCTAAACAGAACACGGGTGTGTGGCTCGTAAAG GTCCCAAAATACCTTTCTCAGCAATGGGCGAAAGCAAGCGGCAGAGGCGAGGTCGGGAGACTCCGAATCTGCAA GAAAGGAAACCAAGGAAAGCCAGAG GTTTCTTTCACGTTAAACGAGGAGCTGACGGTGATCGAAGGTTTAGAGGATAAGACCGTGTCGGCTCCCCGCGAACATCCCTTCACCATGCAGTCGGTGGGGGGTCAGATGCTGGCGGTCTTCACAGAAACATCGTCTG ATAAGATAGCCTTGGAGGGAGTGGTGGTGCAGAGAGCCGAGTGCCGACCTGCTGTCAGTGAGAGCTACATGAAGTTAAAGAG GTTACAGATCGAAGAGTCCTCCAAACCGGCCCGGCTGTCCCAGCAGCTGGACAAAGCCGTCACCAACAACTACAAACCCGTGGCCAACCACGAGTACAAC CGCGAGTacgagaggaagaagaaggaggaggggaagCGGGCGAGAGCGGAGAAGCAGCAGGTGTTGGACatgttgttttctgcttttgagAAGCACCAATACTACAACATCAAGGACCTGGTGGACATCACCAAACAGCCCGTG ACGTACCTGAAGGAAATCCTGCGAGATATCGGCATCTACAACGTGAAGGGAACCCACAAGAACACCTGGGAGCTGAAGCCGGAGTACAGACACTACCAGGGGGAGGAAAAGACTGACGAATAG
- the LOC108250723 gene encoding general transcription factor IIF subunit 2 isoform X1, translated as MSEKGEVDLTGAKQNTGVWLVKVPKYLSQQWAKASGRGEVGRLRICKKGNQGKPEVSFTLNEELTVIEGLEDKTVSAPREHPFTMQSVGGQMLAVFTETSSGQSEERSDSSSSGSGAGPDKIALEGVVVQRAECRPAVSESYMKLKRLQIEESSKPARLSQQLDKAVTNNYKPVANHEYNREYERKKKEEGKRARAEKQQVLDMLFSAFEKHQYYNIKDLVDITKQPVTYLKEILRDIGIYNVKGTHKNTWELKPEYRHYQGEEKTDE; from the exons atgtcagaaaaagGAGAGGTGGATTTAACCGGTGCTAAACAGAACACGGGTGTGTGGCTCGTAAAG GTCCCAAAATACCTTTCTCAGCAATGGGCGAAAGCAAGCGGCAGAGGCGAGGTCGGGAGACTCCGAATCTGCAA GAAAGGAAACCAAGGAAAGCCAGAG GTTTCTTTCACGTTAAACGAGGAGCTGACGGTGATCGAAGGTTTAGAGGATAAGACCGTGTCGGCTCCCCGCGAACATCCCTTCACCATGCAGTCGGTGGGGGGTCAGATGCTGGCGGTCTTCACAGAAACATCGTCTG GCCAGTCAGAGGAGAggtctgacagcagcagctcaggttCGGGGGCGGGTCCAG ATAAGATAGCCTTGGAGGGAGTGGTGGTGCAGAGAGCCGAGTGCCGACCTGCTGTCAGTGAGAGCTACATGAAGTTAAAGAG GTTACAGATCGAAGAGTCCTCCAAACCGGCCCGGCTGTCCCAGCAGCTGGACAAAGCCGTCACCAACAACTACAAACCCGTGGCCAACCACGAGTACAAC CGCGAGTacgagaggaagaagaaggaggaggggaagCGGGCGAGAGCGGAGAAGCAGCAGGTGTTGGACatgttgttttctgcttttgagAAGCACCAATACTACAACATCAAGGACCTGGTGGACATCACCAAACAGCCCGTG ACGTACCTGAAGGAAATCCTGCGAGATATCGGCATCTACAACGTGAAGGGAACCCACAAGAACACCTGGGAGCTGAAGCCGGAGTACAGACACTACCAGGGGGAGGAAAAGACTGACGAATAG